The Thioalkalivibrio thiocyanodenitrificans ARhD 1 genome window below encodes:
- the dnaJ gene encoding molecular chaperone DnaJ has product MAKRDYYEILGVAKNASEADLKKAFRRLAMKYHPDRNPGDKEAEERFKEAKDAYEILADPQRRAAYDQFGHAGVDPSAGGGARGGANFSDIFEDIFGDIFGGGRAGRGGSRVYRGADLQYNLELTLEEAVFGTEVKIRVPTLVECAACNGSGAEEGTTPETCGTCGGVGQVRMQQGFFSVQQTCPRCHGTGKVITDPCHACHGQGRVEEHKTLSVKVPAGVDSGDRIRLSGEGEAGINGGPPGDLYVQIHVKPHNLFARKGNDLLCEVPISFAAAALGGDLEIPTLDGRVNLKIPEETQSGRLFRLRGKGVKSVHGGAQGDLICRVNVETPVKLTRRQKELLRELDETMKAGGTRHSPQEESWLDGVKGFFEDLRFWNK; this is encoded by the coding sequence ATGGCAAAGCGCGACTACTACGAAATCCTCGGCGTGGCGAAAAACGCCAGCGAGGCGGACCTGAAAAAAGCGTTCCGGCGCCTGGCCATGAAGTATCACCCGGATCGCAACCCCGGCGACAAGGAGGCGGAGGAGCGCTTCAAGGAGGCCAAGGACGCCTACGAGATTCTTGCCGACCCGCAACGGCGTGCCGCCTACGATCAGTTCGGTCATGCCGGTGTGGACCCGTCCGCCGGCGGAGGAGCCCGGGGCGGGGCGAACTTCAGCGACATCTTCGAGGACATCTTCGGCGACATCTTCGGCGGTGGCCGCGCTGGCCGCGGCGGCAGCCGGGTCTACCGTGGTGCCGATCTGCAGTACAACCTGGAGTTGACCCTGGAGGAGGCGGTATTCGGCACCGAGGTGAAGATCCGTGTGCCGACGCTGGTGGAATGCGCAGCCTGCAACGGCAGCGGCGCCGAGGAGGGCACGACGCCGGAGACCTGCGGCACGTGCGGCGGCGTCGGCCAGGTCCGCATGCAGCAGGGCTTCTTCTCCGTGCAGCAGACCTGCCCCCGTTGCCACGGGACAGGCAAGGTGATCACCGACCCCTGTCATGCCTGTCATGGCCAGGGGCGCGTGGAGGAACACAAAACGCTCTCCGTGAAGGTGCCGGCCGGTGTGGACAGCGGCGACCGGATCCGGCTCTCGGGCGAGGGTGAAGCGGGCATCAACGGCGGCCCGCCCGGCGACCTATACGTGCAGATCCATGTCAAGCCGCATAATCTGTTTGCGCGCAAGGGCAACGACCTGTTGTGCGAGGTGCCCATCAGTTTCGCCGCCGCGGCGCTAGGGGGGGATCTCGAGATTCCCACCCTGGACGGGCGCGTCAATCTCAAGATCCCCGAAGAGACCCAGAGTGGGCGTCTGTTCCGCCTGCGCGGCAAGGGGGTGAAGTCAGTGCATGGCGGTGCCCAGGGCGACCTGATCTGCCGCGTGAACGTGGAGACCCCGGTCAAGCTCACCAGGCGCCAGAAGGAATTGCTCCGGGAGCTGGACGAGACCATGAAGGCCGGCGGCACCCGGCACAGCCCCCAGGAGGAAAGCTGGCTGGATGGGGTCAAGGGGTTCTTCGAGGACCTCAGGTTCTGGAATAAGTAA
- the dapB gene encoding 4-hydroxy-tetrahydrodipicolinate reductase, with amino-acid sequence MTNIAIVGAGGRMGRTLIEAVQQAEGLVLTVATEQPGSTLLGSDAGELAGVGRLGVTITDDPAARADAFDVLIDFTRPEGTLKHLEICREAGRAMVIGTTGFSEDQKQAIREAAKEIPVVFAPNMSVGVNLCLKLLDLAARVLGDEVDIEVIEAHHRHKVDAPSGTALHMGEVVAGALGRDLAECAVYGREGHTGERDRRTIGFETIRAGDIVGEHTVMFAGPGERVEITHKASSRMTFARGAVRAAAWLKDRAAGLYDMQDVLNLG; translated from the coding sequence ATGACCAACATCGCTATCGTCGGCGCCGGCGGGCGCATGGGGCGCACCCTGATCGAGGCCGTGCAGCAGGCGGAGGGGCTCGTGCTCACGGTCGCCACCGAGCAGCCGGGCAGTACCCTGTTGGGCTCGGACGCGGGCGAGCTGGCCGGCGTGGGGCGCTTGGGCGTGACCATCACCGACGACCCCGCGGCCCGCGCCGATGCCTTCGACGTGCTGATCGACTTCACACGCCCCGAAGGGACCCTGAAGCACCTTGAGATCTGCCGGGAGGCCGGGCGGGCCATGGTGATCGGCACCACCGGGTTTAGCGAGGACCAGAAGCAGGCGATCCGTGAAGCCGCGAAGGAGATCCCGGTGGTGTTCGCCCCGAATATGAGCGTGGGCGTGAATCTCTGCCTTAAGCTCCTGGACCTGGCCGCCCGGGTGCTGGGCGACGAGGTGGACATCGAGGTGATCGAGGCGCACCACCGCCACAAGGTGGATGCGCCTTCCGGCACGGCGCTTCACATGGGTGAGGTGGTGGCCGGAGCCCTGGGCCGTGACCTGGCCGAATGCGCGGTGTACGGCCGGGAGGGCCACACCGGCGAACGGGATCGCCGGACCATCGGTTTCGAGACCATCCGTGCCGGCGATATCGTGGGTGAACACACGGTCATGTTCGCGGGGCCGGGCGAGCGCGTGGAGATCACCCACAAGGCCTCCAGCCGCATGACCTTCGCCAGGGGCGCCGTGCGGGCTGCCGCCTGGCTCAAGGACCGGGCCGCCGGACTTTACGATATGCAGGATGTGCTCAATCTGGGTTGA
- the carA gene encoding glutamine-hydrolyzing carbamoyl-phosphate synthase small subunit yields MSSTPALLALEDGSLFRGVSFGAPGRTVGEVVFNTAMTGYQEILTDPSYARQIVTLTYPHIGNTGVNPEDEESGAVHAAGLVIRDLPPLVSNWRSREALPDYLGRHGVVAIAGIDTRRLTRILREKGAQNGCIMAGDPDENAALEAARGFPGLKGMDLAKEVSAAEAYDWNEGTWRLEGGHAPAPGKAPYRVVAYDFGMKRNILRMLVDRGCRITVVPAQTPAKTVLEMKPDGVFLSNGPGDPEPCDYAISAIGEIVDAGVPTYGICLGHQLLGLASGARTVKMKFGHHGANHPVQDLETKRVMISSQNHGFAVDEDTLPDNLKATHRSLFDGTLQGIARTDRPAFSFQGHPEASPGPHDVAPLFDRFVELMENR; encoded by the coding sequence TTGAGTTCCACACCCGCTTTGCTGGCACTGGAAGACGGCAGTCTGTTCCGTGGCGTTTCCTTTGGCGCCCCGGGCCGGACCGTCGGCGAGGTGGTGTTCAATACCGCCATGACCGGCTACCAGGAGATACTGACGGACCCGTCCTACGCCCGTCAGATTGTCACCCTGACCTACCCCCACATCGGCAACACCGGAGTGAATCCGGAGGACGAGGAGTCCGGCGCAGTGCATGCGGCGGGGCTTGTGATCCGGGATCTGCCGCCACTGGTGAGCAACTGGCGCAGCCGGGAGGCCCTGCCCGATTACCTGGGTCGCCATGGCGTGGTGGCCATCGCCGGGATCGACACCCGGCGCCTGACGCGGATCCTGCGGGAGAAGGGCGCTCAGAACGGGTGCATCATGGCCGGTGATCCCGACGAGAACGCGGCGCTTGAGGCGGCGCGAGGCTTCCCGGGTCTCAAGGGCATGGATCTGGCGAAGGAGGTCTCGGCGGCGGAAGCGTATGACTGGAACGAGGGCACCTGGCGGCTGGAAGGCGGCCATGCGCCGGCACCCGGAAAGGCGCCCTATCGGGTGGTGGCCTACGACTTCGGCATGAAGCGCAATATCCTGCGCATGCTGGTGGACCGTGGCTGCCGGATCACCGTCGTGCCCGCGCAGACGCCGGCGAAGACGGTCCTTGAGATGAAGCCCGACGGGGTATTCCTGTCAAACGGCCCCGGTGACCCGGAGCCCTGTGACTACGCCATCTCCGCCATTGGCGAGATCGTCGACGCGGGCGTGCCCACCTATGGTATCTGCCTGGGTCATCAGCTGCTGGGTCTGGCCAGTGGCGCACGCACGGTCAAGATGAAGTTCGGTCATCACGGTGCCAACCATCCCGTTCAGGATCTGGAGACGAAGCGGGTGATGATCTCCAGTCAGAACCACGGGTTCGCCGTGGACGAGGACACCCTGCCGGACAATCTGAAGGCGACGCACCGCTCCCTTTTCGACGGGACCCTGCAGGGCATCGCCCGCACCGACCGCCCGGCCTTCAGCTTCCAGGGCCACCCCGAGGCGAGCCCCGGGCCCCACGACGTT